The DNA region GACGCAACAGGCGCAGATCGGGCAGATGGGCGGGTGGCTGATGGCCTGGGGACGGCCCCTGGCGAGCCGGGAGGCTCCCATGGCGGGAATGGACCCGGGGCATATGGGTTTGGCTTCGGCGAAGGACATGCGGGACGTGGAGACCCTCCCGGTCCGCACCGCGCAGACCCGGTACCTGGTGCTGATGCGGCGGCATCATCAGGGGGGGGTGACCATGGCGAACTCGGCCCTGGAGCGGGTCAAGCGGCCGGAGGTCCGGGCCTTCGCCGAGCGGGTCGTGGCCGCCCAGACTTCGGAAATCCAGGCCATCGACGCCCTGCTTGAGAAGCTGTCGGCTCAGCCTCAACCCGAGATGGACGGCATGCACCATGAGTGAGCACGGCCACAGCCACGGCGAGAACGCGAACGCGCGGCAACTCGGCATCGCCCTGACGTTGACCGGGACCTTCCTCGTCGTCGAAGTCATCTACGGCTTTCTTTCCGGCAGCCTGGCCCTGCTGTCCGACGCCGGGCACATGCTGACCGACGTGATGGCGCTGGCCCTGTCTCTGT from Deinococcus sp. HSC-46F16 includes:
- a CDS encoding DUF305 domain-containing protein: MAPWAAGLLSLALLSGGLAVAWPRPPSEGSPDVTFARDMSAHHAQAVDLSVTMFKRAADPAVKLLAQDILLTQQAQIGQMGGWLMAWGRPLASREAPMAGMDPGHMGLASAKDMRDVETLPVRTAQTRYLVLMRRHHQGGVTMANSALERVKRPEVRAFAERVVAAQTSEIQAIDALLEKLSAQPQPEMDGMHHE